A single window of Shewanella sp. Choline-02u-19 DNA harbors:
- a CDS encoding TetR/AcrR family transcriptional regulator, whose product MDAPVMSRSEQKREQILLAAKELFCGQGFPHTSMDEVAKLAGVSKQTVYSHFGCKDDLFVASIESKCLIHGVNQEMLSDPSTPEDNLALFAKHFAEVITSAEAITVFKACVSQADTHPEISKLFYSAGPENILRILSDYFINVTKVGTYKFDNPHHCAVRFCLMTFGEMRMKLELGLDVSDLVEDRVEYISGSVSMFLNAYRAR is encoded by the coding sequence ATGGATGCACCTGTGATGAGTCGTAGCGAGCAAAAAAGAGAGCAAATATTACTGGCTGCAAAAGAACTTTTTTGCGGACAAGGTTTCCCGCATACCAGTATGGATGAGGTTGCTAAGCTGGCAGGGGTTTCAAAACAAACGGTGTACTCACACTTTGGCTGTAAAGATGATCTGTTTGTCGCTTCAATAGAATCTAAATGCCTTATTCATGGTGTAAACCAAGAAATGCTGTCTGATCCATCGACTCCAGAAGACAATTTAGCCTTGTTTGCCAAGCACTTCGCTGAGGTTATCACCAGTGCTGAAGCGATAACGGTGTTTAAAGCCTGCGTATCGCAAGCCGACACTCATCCAGAAATTTCTAAATTATTTTACAGTGCGGGGCCAGAAAATATACTGCGCATATTGAGTGACTACTTTATTAACGTCACCAAAGTAGGGACTTATAAGTTCGATAATCCACATCACTGCGCGGTCAGATTTTGCTTAATGACGTTTGGTGAAATGAGAATGAAGCTAGAACTCGGCTTAGATGTCTCAGATCTTGTAGAAGACAGAGTGGAATATATCAGCGGCAGTGTAAGCATGTTTTTAAATGCCTATCGGGCTAGGTAA
- a CDS encoding efflux RND transporter periplasmic adaptor subunit, with the protein MNIKRAVTRRMLLTSLVAVSFLSACQDAPIEAPELPNYQSVSSSELIAESSYPYSQEFSGTIRAGNTTGVGFELAGKINALTVDSGESVVEGQLLARLDTRLLQAEKNELVASLAQNKADVDLATATLNRSLELKKQGYVSEQQLDELKGQLNSLLAAKSRFNASIQANQLKIEKSDLLAPFNGTISKRSRNLGEVIALGSPVFTLIQDNNVQAYIGVPVEVSSTLTTGQTVNLRVRDKDYQANIAGIGAQLDPVTRTVELRVTLPSDADVINGELSYLTYQHAIDSAGYWVPISALTDGIRGLWNIYVLTQDSEQRFRIERRDVEIIYTLKDKAFINGAVKANEAYVDQGLHKLVAGQIVTRQTNLATR; encoded by the coding sequence ATGAATATTAAAAGGGCTGTGACTCGCCGTATGCTGCTTACAAGCTTAGTTGCCGTAAGTTTTCTTTCTGCATGCCAAGATGCACCCATCGAAGCCCCCGAGTTACCCAACTATCAATCCGTCAGCAGCAGTGAGTTAATTGCAGAGTCATCGTACCCCTACTCCCAAGAGTTTTCAGGCACCATCCGCGCCGGTAACACCACTGGTGTCGGTTTTGAGTTAGCCGGTAAAATTAATGCACTCACCGTCGACAGTGGTGAGAGCGTTGTCGAAGGTCAGCTCTTAGCCCGACTCGATACTCGACTTTTACAGGCTGAAAAAAATGAACTAGTAGCGAGTTTAGCGCAAAATAAAGCCGATGTTGATCTTGCTACAGCAACATTAAATCGTAGTCTTGAGCTTAAAAAGCAAGGTTATGTTTCAGAGCAGCAGCTAGATGAGTTAAAGGGTCAACTCAACAGTTTACTGGCCGCTAAAAGTCGTTTTAATGCCTCAATTCAGGCTAATCAGCTTAAAATTGAAAAGTCAGATCTACTCGCCCCGTTCAATGGCACCATTAGTAAACGAAGCCGTAATCTGGGCGAAGTTATCGCCCTAGGTAGCCCAGTGTTTACCTTAATCCAAGACAATAATGTGCAAGCTTATATCGGCGTGCCAGTAGAGGTGTCTAGTACCTTAACCACAGGTCAAACGGTGAACTTACGCGTTAGAGACAAAGACTACCAAGCCAATATTGCGGGTATCGGCGCACAATTAGATCCCGTGACACGCACCGTCGAACTAAGAGTGACCCTGCCCTCTGATGCCGACGTTATTAATGGCGAGCTGAGTTACCTCACTTACCAACATGCGATTGATTCGGCTGGCTATTGGGTGCCAATATCTGCGCTTACCGATGGTATCCGCGGTCTGTGGAATATCTATGTGTTAACCCAAGACAGTGAACAACGTTTCCGCATTGAGCGTCGAGATGTTGAAATCATCTACACCTTAAAAGACAAAGCCTTCATCAATGGCGCGGTTAAAGCTAATGAAGCCTATGTCGACCAAGGCTTACATAAGTTGGTTGCAGGCCAAATAGTGACTCGCCAAACTAACTTGGCAACGAGGTAA
- a CDS encoding efflux RND transporter permease subunit, producing the protein MVKALVENGRLISLVIALLLVAGLGAISSLPRMEDPDITNRFSSVITHYPGASAERVEALVTEVLESELRRLEELKLVQSTSRPGISVIQLELKDNVLETAPVWSRARDMIADASGLLPASAQNTILDDKVGYANTAILGIAWRGGGEVRTDMLNRYAKELQSRLRLLNGTNFVKLYGQPTEEILVQLDGHKVNQLQLTSKTIAQILQNADAKVSAGEINNDDFRALVEVSGELDSIARIRQVPLKVTSDGQIIRLGDLAKITRQPKMPATSIALVEQQQGVMVAARMLNNTRVDLWLEKVRVVVDEMQAGIPANIEIEWLFDQEHYTTDRLSGLVGSLLLGFVIILAVLMLTLGIRNAVIVSLSLPLTALFTLACMKYIGLPIHQMSVTGLVVALGIMVDNAIVIVDAISQRRQQGKGKIQAVTETLQHLWLPLAGSTITTMLAFAPIVLMPGAAGEFVGGIAISVMFALLGSFIISHTIIAGLAGRFGVDGKGTHWYHHGIKLPMMSNAFKRSLSFALSRPLLSAVVIGVLPVMGFIAAGKMTEQFFPPSDRDMFQIEVYLAPHVSVDNTRIQVEKMDKELRKTQGITRIDWVVGGNAPSFYYNLLQRQQGANNYAQAMVKVSDFDTANRLIPELQKSLDLAFPQAQVIVRKLEQGPPFNAPVELRIFGPNLDQLKLLGEQVRKVLSDTPDVIHTRATLSAGAPKIWLQVNEDASLMSGLSLTDIAKQVEMATTGINGGSILEQTESLPIRVRLYDSTREEQTKLSGLMLVSSNANGIPLSAISTSKIEVSRGAIPRRDGQRVNTIEAYITSGVLPQEVLNRVKTKLDAIPLPSGYKIEVGGESAKRNEAVGNLMSNLVLVVTLLFATVVLSFNSFRLTGIILFSAMQSAGLGLLAVYTFGYPFGFTVIIGLLGLMGLAINAAIVILAELEEVPATRDGNIQVIVDLVSSCGRHIGSTTITTIGGFLPLIIAGGGFWPPFAIAIAGGTLLTTLLSLVWVPTMYHLIMRPKKSTQPDSPLPLMANAKS; encoded by the coding sequence ATGGTTAAAGCATTAGTTGAAAATGGCCGCTTAATTAGCTTAGTCATTGCCTTATTACTGGTCGCTGGTTTAGGGGCTATTTCAAGCCTTCCACGCATGGAAGACCCCGATATTACCAATCGTTTTTCATCGGTTATCACCCACTACCCAGGGGCATCCGCCGAGCGCGTTGAAGCCCTTGTGACTGAAGTACTCGAAAGTGAATTAAGACGTTTAGAAGAGCTAAAGCTGGTGCAGTCAACGTCTCGCCCTGGCATTTCGGTTATTCAGCTTGAGCTCAAAGACAACGTTTTAGAAACGGCTCCTGTTTGGTCTCGCGCCAGAGATATGATTGCCGACGCCTCTGGATTACTCCCAGCTTCGGCGCAAAATACCATCTTAGATGACAAAGTGGGTTACGCCAACACCGCCATTTTAGGCATTGCTTGGCGCGGTGGCGGCGAAGTGCGTACCGACATGCTCAACCGCTATGCAAAAGAGCTGCAGAGTCGACTACGACTGCTAAATGGCACTAATTTTGTCAAACTTTATGGCCAACCAACTGAAGAAATCTTAGTGCAACTTGATGGCCATAAAGTCAATCAACTGCAGTTAACATCAAAGACAATAGCCCAGATCCTGCAAAATGCTGACGCAAAAGTCTCTGCGGGTGAAATTAATAATGATGATTTTAGAGCGCTGGTTGAAGTCTCTGGTGAACTGGATTCGATTGCACGTATACGCCAAGTCCCGTTAAAAGTGACCAGCGATGGACAGATCATTCGCTTAGGCGATCTGGCCAAGATCACTCGACAACCTAAGATGCCCGCCACCAGTATTGCATTGGTTGAGCAGCAGCAAGGAGTCATGGTTGCAGCTCGCATGCTTAACAATACCCGCGTTGATCTTTGGCTTGAAAAAGTACGTGTTGTGGTTGATGAGATGCAAGCCGGGATCCCTGCCAATATCGAAATCGAATGGCTGTTTGACCAAGAGCATTACACCACAGACAGATTAAGCGGATTAGTCGGTAGCCTGTTGCTCGGCTTTGTCATTATTCTTGCCGTGCTAATGCTCACACTCGGAATAAGAAACGCCGTGATTGTGTCCTTATCACTGCCATTAACCGCCTTATTTACACTAGCGTGTATGAAATACATCGGCTTGCCTATTCACCAAATGTCCGTCACGGGGTTAGTAGTCGCGTTAGGTATCATGGTCGATAACGCCATTGTGATTGTGGACGCGATTTCTCAACGCAGACAGCAAGGTAAAGGCAAGATCCAAGCGGTGACAGAGACCTTGCAACATTTGTGGCTACCCTTGGCTGGTTCAACAATTACCACCATGTTGGCGTTTGCGCCTATTGTGTTGATGCCGGGTGCTGCAGGAGAATTTGTTGGCGGCATTGCTATCTCAGTGATGTTTGCCCTGCTCGGTTCATTTATTATCTCGCACACCATTATAGCCGGACTTGCGGGTCGATTTGGTGTCGATGGTAAAGGCACCCATTGGTATCATCATGGTATAAAGCTACCTATGATGAGCAATGCCTTTAAACGCAGCTTGTCTTTTGCCTTGTCTCGTCCTTTATTGTCAGCCGTGGTCATTGGCGTATTACCCGTGATGGGCTTTATTGCCGCCGGCAAAATGACCGAACAGTTTTTTCCACCATCAGACAGAGATATGTTTCAAATAGAGGTCTATCTAGCACCTCACGTGAGCGTTGATAATACCCGTATCCAAGTTGAAAAAATGGATAAGGAACTGCGAAAAACTCAAGGAATAACCCGTATTGATTGGGTTGTCGGTGGTAATGCTCCCTCTTTTTACTACAACCTATTACAAAGGCAGCAAGGCGCGAATAACTATGCACAGGCGATGGTTAAGGTCAGTGACTTTGATACCGCTAACCGACTTATTCCTGAGTTACAAAAATCACTCGACTTAGCCTTTCCACAAGCTCAAGTGATTGTCAGAAAGTTAGAACAAGGCCCGCCTTTTAATGCGCCCGTCGAGCTAAGAATATTTGGCCCTAACTTAGATCAACTCAAACTGCTGGGCGAACAGGTAAGAAAGGTACTTAGTGATACCCCTGACGTTATCCATACTCGTGCCACCTTAAGTGCTGGTGCGCCCAAGATATGGCTGCAGGTCAATGAAGATGCTAGCTTAATGAGTGGCTTGTCGTTAACAGATATCGCCAAACAGGTTGAAATGGCAACCACTGGCATTAACGGCGGCAGTATCTTAGAACAAACAGAGTCACTGCCTATTAGAGTGCGCTTGTACGACAGCACTCGTGAAGAGCAAACAAAACTGTCGGGATTAATGCTGGTATCAAGCAATGCTAATGGTATTCCGTTATCGGCAATATCGACCAGTAAAATAGAGGTGAGCCGCGGGGCTATCCCACGTCGCGATGGTCAGCGCGTCAATACCATTGAGGCTTACATCACCAGTGGAGTATTACCGCAAGAGGTGCTCAACCGCGTCAAAACAAAGCTCGATGCTATTCCTCTCCCCAGCGGTTACAAAATTGAGGTTGGTGGTGAAAGCGCAAAGCGCAATGAAGCTGTCGGCAATCTAATGTCCAACTTGGTGTTAGTGGTAACCTTGCTATTTGCCACAGTGGTCCTGTCATTTAACTCATTTAGGTTAACCGGCATTATATTATTCAGTGCTATGCAATCAGCAGGACTTGGATTACTCGCGGTTTATACCTTCGGTTATCCGTTTGGATTTACCGTTATTATTGGATTACTCGGCTTAATGGGACTGGCGATTAACGCCGCTATCGTCATTTTAGCAGAGCTAGAAGAGGTGCCTGCGACCCGCGATGGCAACATTCAAGTCATCGTTGACCTTGTCAGCAGCTGCGGACGCCACATAGGTTCAACCACTATTACCACTATCGGTGGATTCTTACCTTTGATTATTGCTGGCGGCGGGTTCTGGCCCCCCTTTGCCATTGCTATTGCAGGAGGCACACTGCTAACGACCCTGCTCTCTTTAGTGTGGGTCCCTACCATGTATCACTTAATTATGCGGCCTAAAAAGTCAACTCAACCCGACTCGCCGCTGCCGCTAATGGCCAATGCAAAGAGTTAA
- a CDS encoding methyl-accepting chemotaxis protein has product MNYKKWPVAKQIGLVTFILTLIIFGALGSTSYISASNVLTEKAETAMQAQMNGTADLIELQYDSLLSLAQRNADVFRAMYPGNFHKPDRTVRVLSIDTPALVHEREQINSSKSKVDRYSKLTGGNATVFVRDGDDFMRIATSLKKANGKRALGTYLGKNHPGYSILLQGQTYEGYARLFGKDYMTVYRPIKNKAGAVIGILYIGFNISDSLAQLRSATNNLRLEETGSFLIIRKSDQTIVAQPGHEIGAEANKSVLNGITVEQALTDQGSWEFINNDGAKSYAYTLNIPGWNWALVGQVPMKELNEESGKLLTVNLIVSTAGLIIITLLLSLILLRALKPLQQLEVQLDNLGKGDLSQSFAITDSNSNNEVDKITQSASRMATNLRELIISLQQSVTSLQEHAMQTQETARLNGEESQGLMAQTDQIATAIEEMSASVRDVANHASEGALMSQQVDCAAQDGTAHLNQLLIGLQNLSEQLATSHESVELVSKESLAISQVTEVINSIAEQTNLLALNAAIEAARAGDQGRGFAVVADEVRTLAQRTQTSTSEISHTITQLQTQVKATATQMTQSNELGDRSAIQGKEATDLLIKITESIGELAVASSSIASATEQQSAVAEEITRNLHQITELARDGEQRSGDTVDSAENLTLIANDIKQKISIFKA; this is encoded by the coding sequence ATGAATTATAAAAAATGGCCAGTGGCCAAACAAATTGGATTGGTCACTTTTATTCTTACGCTTATTATTTTCGGTGCGTTAGGCAGTACCTCCTATATTTCCGCCTCTAATGTATTAACCGAAAAAGCAGAAACTGCAATGCAGGCTCAAATGAACGGCACCGCCGATCTTATTGAGCTTCAATACGACAGTTTGTTATCACTCGCCCAACGTAATGCAGATGTCTTTAGAGCCATGTACCCTGGCAACTTCCATAAGCCTGATAGAACTGTGCGAGTATTAAGCATAGACACACCTGCGCTGGTACATGAACGCGAGCAAATCAACTCCTCTAAAAGTAAAGTCGATCGCTACTCCAAGCTAACGGGCGGCAACGCAACCGTATTTGTGAGAGACGGTGATGATTTTATGCGCATAGCAACATCGCTAAAAAAAGCCAATGGAAAACGTGCTTTAGGGACTTATCTTGGAAAAAATCATCCCGGTTACAGTATCTTACTGCAAGGCCAAACCTATGAGGGCTATGCACGCCTATTCGGTAAAGACTATATGACGGTTTACCGTCCGATTAAAAATAAAGCCGGGGCTGTCATTGGTATTCTCTATATCGGTTTTAATATCAGCGACTCGTTAGCACAGCTGCGTAGCGCAACCAACAATCTTCGCCTTGAAGAAACCGGCAGCTTTCTCATTATTCGTAAATCAGATCAAACGATTGTAGCCCAACCAGGCCATGAAATTGGTGCAGAAGCAAACAAGAGTGTGCTTAATGGTATCACTGTAGAGCAAGCCTTGACGGATCAAGGTTCATGGGAGTTCATCAACAATGATGGGGCAAAATCCTATGCATATACACTCAACATACCGGGTTGGAACTGGGCTCTTGTCGGCCAAGTGCCGATGAAAGAGCTCAATGAAGAGAGTGGTAAGTTGCTCACCGTCAATTTGATTGTTTCCACTGCTGGGCTAATTATCATCACCTTACTACTGTCGTTGATTTTGCTTAGAGCACTTAAACCACTGCAACAACTTGAAGTACAACTCGACAATTTAGGTAAAGGCGACCTGTCACAAAGCTTTGCAATCACCGACAGTAATTCAAACAATGAAGTCGACAAAATCACTCAAAGCGCCTCAAGGATGGCAACCAACCTTAGAGAACTGATCATTTCGCTACAGCAATCAGTGACCTCTCTGCAAGAACATGCTATGCAAACTCAAGAAACGGCAAGGCTTAATGGTGAAGAGTCTCAAGGCTTAATGGCGCAAACAGACCAAATTGCCACCGCAATTGAAGAGATGTCAGCCTCGGTGCGTGACGTGGCCAACCATGCTAGCGAAGGCGCGCTCATGAGCCAGCAAGTTGATTGTGCAGCGCAAGATGGTACCGCGCACCTAAATCAGCTGCTCATCGGTTTACAAAACCTCAGCGAACAACTGGCGACCAGTCATGAAAGTGTTGAACTTGTCAGTAAAGAAAGCCTCGCGATTAGCCAAGTCACTGAAGTAATTAATAGTATTGCAGAGCAAACTAATCTACTCGCGCTTAATGCCGCCATTGAAGCCGCTAGAGCGGGTGATCAAGGCCGCGGGTTTGCAGTTGTTGCAGATGAGGTGCGTACCTTAGCCCAGCGCACGCAAACGTCGACATCAGAGATCTCGCATACAATTACCCAACTTCAAACTCAAGTCAAAGCGACTGCGACTCAAATGACTCAGAGTAATGAACTGGGCGATCGCTCTGCTATTCAAGGCAAAGAAGCAACTGACCTACTCATTAAAATTACTGAAAGTATTGGTGAGCTAGCGGTTGCGTCGAGCAGTATAGCCAGCGCCACTGAGCAACAAAGCGCTGTCGCGGAGGAGATAACCCGTAACCTCCACCAAATTACCGAACTAGCTAGAGATGGAGAACAACGTTCGGGTGATACCGTAGATTCCGCAGAAAACCTCACTCTTATCGCCAATGATATTAAGCAGAAAATCAGTATTTTTAAGGCTTAA
- the cydX gene encoding cytochrome bd-I oxidase subunit CydX, translated as MWYFAWILGVLLACSFGIINALWLENTENMDRDIETED; from the coding sequence ATGTGGTATTTTGCTTGGATTTTAGGTGTGTTGCTAGCCTGCTCCTTCGGTATTATCAACGCTCTTTGGCTTGAAAACACTGAAAATATGGATCGAGATATTGAGACTGAAGATTAA
- the cydB gene encoding cytochrome d ubiquinol oxidase subunit II, which yields MFDYEMLRFIWWALVGVLLIGFAVTDGFDMGVGALLPIIGKDDTERRIMINSIAPHWDGNQVWLITGAGALFAAWPTVYAVSFSGFYIAMMLVLFALFLRPVGFDYRSKIEDPRWRKSWDWALFVGGFVPPLIIGVAFGNLLQGVPFSFDEYLRATYHGGFFGLLNPFGILAGLVCVSMFMLQGSTWLQMKTEGELRVRATKTSQVLSVLLFVFFGAAGVWLVNGIDGYVITSVIDTYGVSDPTLKTVAVEAGAWMVNYDKYPVTMLFPVLGLLMPILVLLSSRMNRSGFAFFFSSLGIAAVILTCGAAMFPFVMPSSLEPNVSLTMWDATASEVSLTVMTWAAIIFVPIVLSYTTWTYLKMFGRLSRDFIEKNKTSLY from the coding sequence ATGTTTGACTATGAAATGTTAAGATTTATCTGGTGGGCACTTGTCGGCGTGCTGCTCATCGGTTTTGCTGTCACTGATGGCTTTGATATGGGCGTGGGTGCATTACTACCGATTATCGGTAAGGATGACACTGAACGTCGTATCATGATTAACTCTATCGCCCCGCATTGGGATGGTAACCAAGTTTGGTTAATCACTGGTGCAGGCGCATTGTTTGCGGCATGGCCTACTGTCTATGCGGTTTCTTTCTCAGGTTTTTATATTGCAATGATGCTGGTTCTATTTGCATTGTTCCTAAGACCTGTCGGTTTTGATTACCGTTCGAAGATTGAAGATCCAAGATGGCGTAAGTCATGGGATTGGGCATTGTTCGTTGGTGGCTTTGTACCGCCACTGATCATCGGTGTTGCGTTTGGTAACTTGCTTCAAGGTGTTCCGTTTAGTTTTGACGAATACCTACGTGCAACTTATCACGGTGGCTTTTTCGGTCTATTGAATCCGTTCGGCATCCTTGCTGGCTTAGTGTGTGTGAGCATGTTTATGCTACAAGGCTCTACTTGGCTACAGATGAAGACTGAAGGCGAGCTACGTGTACGTGCGACCAAAACATCGCAGGTGTTATCCGTACTGTTATTCGTGTTTTTCGGCGCAGCAGGCGTATGGTTGGTAAACGGTATTGACGGTTACGTTATTACTTCTGTTATCGACACTTACGGTGTATCTGATCCAACGCTTAAGACCGTAGCAGTTGAAGCGGGCGCTTGGATGGTTAACTACGATAAGTACCCTGTCACTATGCTATTCCCTGTATTGGGTCTACTAATGCCAATCTTAGTGTTGCTATCAAGCCGCATGAACCGCTCAGGTTTTGCGTTCTTCTTCAGTTCACTTGGTATCGCAGCGGTTATTTTAACCTGTGGCGCAGCAATGTTCCCATTCGTGATGCCATCATCACTAGAGCCGAATGTGAGCTTGACCATGTGGGATGCAACGGCGAGTGAAGTGTCACTAACAGTAATGACATGGGCTGCAATCATCTTTGTACCGATTGTATTAAGCTACACCACTTGGACTTATTTGAAGATGTTTGGTCGTTTATCACGCGACTTCATCGAAAAAAATAAGACCTCACTCTACTAA